In the Streptomyces sp. BHT-5-2 genome, one interval contains:
- a CDS encoding exonuclease domain-containing protein gives MPRWYDGPLAAFDTETTGIDVERDRIVSAALVVQETPRAAPRITRWLVNPGVEIPEAATAVHGLTADHLARHGRWPAPVLEEVARALAAQAVAGRPLVVMNAPFDLTLLERELKRHRASSLNAYLGAHPLHVLDPRVLDKHLDRYRKGRRTLTDLCAHYEIELTDAHEAAADAVAALRVVRELGRRFAARLEGLQPAELHTRQAVWHAAQARGLQAWFARSGTPEPVDPHWPLRPELPAAA, from the coding sequence ATGCCGCGCTGGTATGACGGTCCACTTGCCGCCTTCGACACCGAGACGACGGGCATCGACGTCGAGCGCGATCGCATCGTCTCCGCCGCCCTGGTCGTCCAGGAGACCCCGCGCGCCGCCCCGCGCATCACCCGCTGGCTGGTCAACCCCGGGGTGGAGATACCGGAGGCCGCGACGGCGGTGCACGGCCTGACGGCCGATCACCTCGCGCGGCACGGCCGCTGGCCGGCACCGGTACTGGAGGAGGTGGCCCGCGCGCTGGCCGCCCAGGCGGTGGCCGGCCGCCCGCTGGTGGTGATGAACGCCCCGTTCGACCTGACGCTGCTGGAGCGGGAGTTGAAGCGCCACCGCGCCAGCTCCCTGAACGCCTATCTGGGCGCACACCCGCTGCACGTCCTCGACCCCCGCGTCCTGGACAAGCACCTGGACCGCTACCGCAAGGGCCGCCGCACCCTCACGGACCTGTGCGCGCACTACGAGATCGAGCTGACCGACGCCCATGAGGCGGCCGCGGACGCGGTGGCCGCGCTGCGGGTGGTCCGGGAGCTGGGCCGGCGCTTCGCCGCCCGGCTGGAGGGCCTTCAGCCCGCCGAGCTGCACACCCGGCAGGCGGTCTGGCACGCGGCCCAGGCCCGCGGCCTCCAGGCGTGGTTCGCCCGCAGCGGCACCCCCGAGCCCGTCGACCCGCACTGGCCCCTGCGACCGGAACTCCCCGCCGCGGCCTGA
- a CDS encoding N-acetyltransferase — protein sequence MTTTLRPAGPEVRHDDGRRSRPYDICVNSRRVGGIQLATDARFGPTAGRIEALGVAAPDRHRGRATVAALAAEEVLRGWGCRQIELTVPAEAEAAVRLSAALGYTERGRILSRALTRPGGLPDGSTDRPLDEAGYPAWREAAIAERVGHQTAQGMSRERAEETVPAEHDALLPEGAATPGHVLRVLAHEGTDVGTLWLALRLPGQPGGYVMDVRVAPEHRGEGHGRSLMLVAERETLAAGRSSLALNVQADNAPALGLYRSLGYRPTAYRLWKPIL from the coding sequence GTGACCACTACGCTGCGCCCCGCGGGCCCCGAAGTACGACACGACGACGGCCGCCGGTCCCGCCCCTACGACATCTGCGTCAACAGCCGCCGGGTCGGCGGGATCCAGCTGGCCACCGACGCCCGGTTCGGGCCCACCGCCGGCCGGATCGAGGCCCTGGGCGTGGCGGCCCCGGACCGGCACCGCGGCCGCGCCACGGTCGCCGCGCTGGCCGCCGAGGAGGTGCTGCGCGGCTGGGGCTGCCGGCAGATCGAACTGACCGTGCCCGCCGAGGCCGAGGCCGCGGTACGGCTCTCGGCGGCCCTGGGCTACACCGAACGCGGCCGCATCCTGTCCCGGGCCCTGACCCGCCCGGGCGGACTCCCCGACGGCAGCACCGACCGGCCGTTGGACGAGGCCGGGTACCCGGCCTGGCGGGAGGCCGCGATCGCCGAGCGGGTCGGGCACCAGACCGCCCAGGGGATGTCCCGGGAACGCGCCGAGGAGACCGTGCCCGCCGAGCACGACGCGTTGCTCCCCGAGGGCGCGGCCACCCCGGGCCATGTGCTGCGGGTCCTCGCCCACGAGGGCACCGACGTCGGCACGCTGTGGCTGGCCCTGCGGCTGCCCGGGCAGCCCGGCGGCTACGTCATGGACGTGCGGGTGGCGCCCGAGCACCGGGGCGAGGGGCACGGCCGCAGCCTGATGCTCGTCGCCGAGCGGGAGACCCTGGCCGCGGGCCGTTCCTCCCTGGCGCTCAACGTGCAGGCCGACAACGCCCCGGCGTTGGGCCTCTACCGCTCGCTGGGCTACCGGCCCACGGCGTACCGCCTGTGGAAGCCGATCCTCTGA
- a CDS encoding DsbA family protein, with protein MNDAAASGPTNPVSPARPVLDVWCDLQCTDCTTALSDVRALRERFGDRLEIRLRHFPLAKHKHAYAAAQAAEEAAEQGRGWPYVEAVLARAEELGRRGERVLLDVAGELGLDAEEIDTALVDGRHLLTVDADEAEGKAIGVTGTPTYEIGGERLDGGKSQEGLRARIEEIADRLLAGQDTAAG; from the coding sequence ATGAACGACGCCGCCGCCTCCGGCCCCACCAACCCCGTCAGCCCCGCCCGTCCCGTCCTCGACGTGTGGTGCGACCTCCAGTGCACCGACTGCACCACCGCCCTGAGCGACGTCCGGGCGCTGCGCGAGCGCTTCGGCGACCGGCTGGAGATCAGGCTGCGGCACTTCCCGCTGGCCAAGCACAAGCACGCCTACGCGGCCGCCCAGGCCGCCGAGGAGGCGGCCGAACAGGGCCGGGGCTGGCCGTACGTCGAGGCGGTGCTGGCGCGCGCCGAGGAGCTCGGCAGGCGCGGCGAGAGGGTGCTGCTGGACGTCGCCGGGGAGCTCGGGCTGGACGCCGAGGAGATCGACACCGCGCTGGTCGACGGCCGGCACCTGCTGACCGTGGACGCGGACGAGGCCGAGGGCAAGGCGATCGGGGTCACCGGCACCCCGACGTACGAGATCGGCGGCGAGCGGCTGGACGGCGGCAAGAGCCAGGAGGGCCTGCGGGCCCGGATCGAGGAGATCGCCGACCGGCTGCTGGCCGGACAGGACACCGCGGCGGGCTGA
- a CDS encoding SRPBCC family protein, with translation MPDTSRRPCRLHRYRFRSVWLLNAPPTVVYAVLERVEAYPRWWPQVREVASLDERSGIARFRSFLPYDLVVVASETRRDPGAGVLEIGMRGDLAGWARWTIVPGEGGTRAVFEQDVEVRKPGLRRWVLLGRPLFRLNHVLMMRAGRRGLAAWLARG, from the coding sequence ATGCCCGACACGTCACGCCGGCCGTGCCGTCTGCACCGCTACCGCTTCCGCAGCGTCTGGCTGCTGAACGCCCCGCCCACCGTCGTCTATGCGGTGCTGGAGCGGGTCGAGGCGTATCCCCGCTGGTGGCCGCAGGTGCGCGAGGTCGCCTCGCTCGACGAGCGCAGCGGTATCGCGCGCTTCCGGTCCTTCCTGCCGTACGACCTGGTCGTGGTGGCCAGCGAGACCCGGCGGGACCCGGGTGCCGGGGTGCTGGAAATCGGGATGCGCGGGGACCTGGCCGGCTGGGCGCGGTGGACGATCGTGCCCGGCGAGGGCGGCACCCGGGCGGTGTTCGAGCAGGACGTGGAGGTGCGCAAGCCGGGGTTGCGGCGCTGGGTGCTGCTGGGGCGGCCGCTGTTCCGGCTCAACCACGTGCTGATGATGCGGGCCGGGCGGCGCGGGCTGGCGGCCTGGCTGGCCCGTGGGTGA
- a CDS encoding SsgA family sporulation/cell division regulator codes for MNTTVSCELHLRLVVSSESSLPVPAGLRYDTADPYAVHATFHTGAEETVEWVFARDLLAEGLHRPTGTGDVRVWPSRSHGQGVVCIALSSPEGEALLEAPARALESFLKRTDAAVPPGTEHRHFDLDTELSHILAES; via the coding sequence ATGAACACCACGGTCAGCTGCGAGCTGCACCTGCGCCTCGTTGTGTCGAGCGAGTCCTCACTGCCTGTACCCGCGGGCCTGCGGTATGACACGGCCGATCCGTATGCCGTGCACGCCACCTTCCACACCGGAGCCGAGGAAACGGTTGAGTGGGTCTTCGCCCGCGACCTCCTCGCGGAGGGCCTGCACCGGCCCACGGGCACCGGAGACGTCCGCGTCTGGCCGTCCCGGAGCCACGGACAGGGCGTCGTCTGCATCGCCCTGAGCTCCCCGGAGGGGGAAGCCCTCCTGGAGGCCCCGGCGCGGGCGCTGGAATCCTTCCTGAAGCGAACGGACGCCGCCGTACCGCCCGGTACGGAGCACCGGCACTTCGATCTCGACACCGAGCTCTCCCACATCCTGGCGGAGAGCTGA
- a CDS encoding CGNR zinc finger domain-containing protein gives MLITHDTRCALDAVVDLLNTAPEGDSPGAPDSLTDLATLAEFVRRNQVSDVGSLGPGDLAAVRAVRARFAEIFAAGDDRTAAARLNTLVASAGTTPQLTDHDGYNWHVHYFAPGASVAEHLAADGGMALAFILVAGERERLRRCEAPDCRHAFVDLSRNRSRRYCDSRTCGNRLHVAAYRARRREAAG, from the coding sequence GTGCTGATCACCCATGACACCCGGTGCGCGCTGGACGCGGTCGTCGACCTGCTGAACACCGCGCCCGAGGGGGACTCCCCCGGCGCCCCGGACAGCCTGACCGACCTCGCGACGCTCGCGGAGTTCGTCCGGCGCAACCAGGTCAGCGACGTGGGCTCCCTCGGGCCGGGCGACCTGGCGGCCGTGCGGGCCGTCCGGGCGCGCTTCGCGGAGATCTTCGCGGCCGGCGACGACCGCACCGCGGCCGCCCGGCTGAACACACTGGTGGCTTCGGCGGGCACCACCCCGCAGCTGACCGACCACGACGGCTACAACTGGCACGTCCACTACTTCGCACCCGGCGCCTCGGTCGCCGAGCACCTGGCCGCGGACGGCGGGATGGCGCTGGCCTTCATCCTCGTCGCCGGGGAGCGCGAGCGGCTGCGGCGCTGCGAGGCACCGGACTGCCGGCACGCCTTCGTCGACCTCTCCCGGAACCGCTCGCGGCGCTACTGCGACAGCCGGACCTGCGGGAACCGGCTGCACGTCGCGGCGTACCGCGCCCGGCGGCGGGAAGCGGCGGGCTGA